The Corallococcus caeni genome includes a region encoding these proteins:
- a CDS encoding DUF262 domain-containing protein gives MINKNTTNTPDSPKDFSDLIEGDDLPKQAIDNYPLDNLLIRTETRAIIDVLRRIDQGMVFLDPDFQRDFIWKEERQSRLVESVLMRIPLPVFYLAENTAGRLVVVDGLQRLSTLNRFHANELILSLPNSNELNSKTFKMLTQKLQNRFEDGQLTLYLIDPRVPDRVQLDIFERVNSGVPLTRQQMRNALYNGPATKLLRDLSSCEDFLNATDNILLTENHKSNMRDREVVNRFLAFQTLGWAEYVKRGTGDIDEFLGSALKQINNSTETQRSELEKSFRKSMRINHHLFGNRAFRKYSAPSERRKPFNIALFDVLSVVFAKYKEAQILSKAPEVKRTCENLMNQREYHNAISYATTSPENVKTRFHQTETALRGVVGDP, from the coding sequence ATGATAAACAAAAACACAACCAACACCCCCGACTCCCCAAAAGACTTCAGCGACCTAATCGAGGGCGATGACCTACCAAAGCAAGCCATCGACAACTATCCTCTCGACAACCTCCTAATCCGAACCGAAACCAGAGCCATCATTGACGTCCTCAGAAGAATCGACCAAGGCATGGTTTTCCTCGATCCGGACTTCCAGCGCGACTTCATCTGGAAGGAAGAACGCCAAAGCAGGCTTGTCGAATCAGTCCTGATGCGAATCCCTCTTCCTGTTTTTTATCTAGCCGAAAACACAGCAGGACGGCTTGTTGTCGTCGATGGCCTGCAGCGCCTCTCGACACTCAACCGCTTCCACGCCAATGAACTCATTCTAAGCCTACCCAACAGCAATGAACTAAACTCAAAAACCTTCAAAATGCTAACCCAAAAACTCCAAAATCGCTTCGAGGACGGACAGCTAACCCTCTACCTCATTGACCCAAGGGTGCCCGACCGAGTTCAACTCGATATTTTCGAAAGAGTCAATTCTGGAGTACCTCTAACACGCCAGCAAATGCGAAATGCTCTATACAATGGTCCCGCAACAAAGCTACTTCGGGATCTAAGTTCCTGCGAAGACTTCCTCAACGCAACCGACAACATCCTATTAACGGAAAACCACAAGAGCAACATGAGAGATCGCGAAGTTGTTAATCGTTTCCTCGCGTTCCAAACACTAGGATGGGCCGAGTACGTAAAGCGAGGCACGGGAGATATCGACGAATTTCTCGGAAGCGCCCTCAAGCAAATAAACAACTCTACCGAAACACAACGCTCAGAACTCGAAAAGTCCTTCCGCAAAAGCATGCGAATCAACCATCACCTGTTCGGCAACCGAGCATTCAGGAAATACAGCGCCCCAAGCGAACGCAGGAAGCCATTTAATATTGCATTGTTTGACGTGCTCTCCGTCGTATTCGCCAAGTACAAAGAAGCGCAGATTTTAAGCAAAGCGCCGGAAGTAAAGCGAACATGCGAAAACTTAATGAATCAACGCGAATACCACAACGCGATTAGCTACGCGACCACCTCACCCGAGAACGTCAAGACTAGGTTCCACCAAACGGAGACTGCACTGCGTGGAGTCGTCGGTGATCCGTAA
- a CDS encoding AAA family ATPase: protein MIRKIHLKQFKCFQDREFSCGRLTLLTGFNGGGKSTVLQALVLLHQSLADGIESASARRTLALNGPLLSLGSARDVIDKVNGGQGFTIGLASPDTEIKWHLAATEASRDNLAVSIGSIDWKPLGTSDWITDSGGSFLPPSLLTTPANIDILRKIHTLKYIPADRVGPEQTYPLMEPQEHETLGPRAERAIGSMFVNTDLLVAQEMRHPSRLALEVFPRQVEAWLSDLFPGAVIDVQRVKNANLVTLGIRTNDATDFHRPHHVGFGMTFAIPVLVALLSAKKGDAVVIENPEAHLHPRAQARIGALCARAAAFGIQVLVETHSDHVLNGIRVAVHQGEIEDEDVTVLFFSPFEEESVQSLKIDRRGRIKHWPPGFFDENARLLDTLLEPIPRGIQE from the coding sequence GTGATCCGTAAAATCCATCTCAAGCAGTTTAAGTGTTTTCAGGACCGAGAATTTTCTTGCGGAAGACTAACACTTCTCACGGGCTTCAATGGCGGCGGCAAGTCTACGGTCTTGCAAGCTCTTGTCTTGCTGCATCAGTCGCTTGCTGATGGAATCGAGAGTGCGTCCGCACGTCGAACACTCGCGCTAAACGGCCCGCTCCTCTCGCTAGGAAGCGCAAGGGACGTAATCGACAAAGTTAATGGCGGCCAAGGGTTTACTATCGGATTGGCATCCCCTGATACTGAAATTAAATGGCACCTAGCCGCCACCGAAGCATCTAGAGACAATTTGGCGGTGTCAATCGGAAGCATCGACTGGAAGCCCTTGGGCACCTCCGACTGGATTACGGATTCTGGTGGCAGCTTCCTTCCGCCCAGTCTACTAACAACACCTGCCAACATTGACATCCTCAGAAAAATACACACACTGAAATACATTCCGGCTGACCGAGTGGGTCCAGAGCAGACCTATCCACTCATGGAGCCCCAAGAGCATGAAACGCTCGGGCCTCGTGCAGAACGTGCCATTGGCAGCATGTTCGTCAACACGGATCTCTTGGTCGCTCAAGAAATGCGCCATCCAAGCAGGTTGGCTCTCGAAGTTTTCCCTAGACAGGTCGAAGCGTGGCTTTCAGATCTATTTCCTGGAGCCGTGATCGACGTCCAACGAGTTAAAAATGCAAATCTAGTTACACTTGGCATTCGTACTAACGATGCGACCGACTTCCATCGTCCTCATCATGTTGGCTTCGGAATGACTTTTGCCATTCCAGTACTCGTTGCACTGCTCTCTGCCAAGAAAGGAGATGCTGTTGTAATTGAGAATCCTGAAGCACATCTCCACCCAAGAGCTCAGGCCCGAATTGGGGCACTCTGTGCACGCGCGGCTGCATTTGGAATCCAAGTTCTTGTGGAAACCCATAGCGATCATGTACTTAATGGCATTCGAGTAGCGGTCCATCAAGGGGAGATAGAGGACGAGGACGTAACGGTACTCTTTTTCTCTCCCTTCGAGGAGGAATCAGTACAGTCACTCAAAATTGATCGCCGAGGCCGAATCAAACATTGGCCGCCCGGCTTTTTTGATGAAAACGCGCGGCTTCTTGACACCTTGCTGGAACCGATCCCAAGAGGTATCCAAGAATGA